The DNA region TCATGCCCATTCCAGGTCACTGGTTCAGAGGTATATATGCTTTAAACTAGCGGAATGTATAGGTTCCCATGGCATCTTCACTCAGAAAACAGTCAGATAGTGGTTTCATAGTGTTATGATTGTTCCATCTTCTTCTAAGAGTTTTTGATTTGGAACACGCGTTTCAAATTCAGTGTTTGTGCCACTTGCTGCCGGTGTTAAGCTCACTTCATTAGAAGGAATAAAACCATTCTGTCCAGACTCCAAATTGAGTTCCATTTGTGTTAATGATTCTAAGCTCTCCGTGTTAGGAACAGCTTTGGGAATCTGCTGTGGCACTCCATTATCTTCAATAACAATGTCATCTTCATCACTGTCTTCATCCTCTGGCTCAAAGCTGGGTTCCATCTGCTGTGGACAGCCGAGAAGGCTGTTATCAGTAGACTGGCCGGAGCTCCCGGAGGTCCGACTGTTCCTAACGACATTGTTCCTCTGGTTTGCTGGTCTCACTGTTATGATGAGGTTGCGGCTGTTTGCAATCATCATATCCGTTACTTGATCCAGACTCTTCCCTGAAACTTCTATGCCGTTAACTTCTAAAACTTCATCATTAACGGCTAACAGTCCTGTGCTTTGAGCCAGACCTCCCGGGACAAGTCTGGATATAAAGATCCCTGGGACCTTCTCTAAGCCATGTGGCGTGACCCTGACACTGGAGCCATCCCGGATGTAGAATCCTAAGGGTTTCTCAGTGCCGTATTTGTACAGACGGACCCTACGATGCGTTTCTGGGAGAATATCCACGTCTATAATGGAAGACACAGGTCTGAAGTCTTGGGGCATACTAATGACTATATGAGGCTTTTTCCTGTGGTTGTCAGGACGCAATACATTGGTTAAaacattcttcttctttgttaGTGTGTCTGTACCAAAGGCACTGTAGTCTGCttcttctgtttaaaaataaaataaaataattatagaaatgCTGTGAAAACACCCATTTATCTGCAGTTGAATCTGTACAGaaaggataattaaaatgtatttggtaCATAAACACACTAGTTAAACATTAGCT from Eptesicus fuscus isolate TK198812 chromosome 12, DD_ASM_mEF_20220401, whole genome shotgun sequence includes:
- the PARD6B gene encoding partitioning defective 6 homolog beta isoform X2 translates to MNRSHRHGAGSGCLGTMEFGAEFRRFSLERSKPGKFEEFYGLLQHVHKIPNVDVLVGYADIHGDLLPINNDDNYHKAVSTANPLLRIFIQKKEEADYSAFGTDTLTKKKNVLTNVLRPDNHRKKPHIVISMPQDFRPVSSIIDVDILPETHRRVRLYKYGTEKPLGFYIRDGSSVRVTPHGLEKVPGIFISRLVPGGLAQSTGLLAVNDEVLEVNGIEVSGKSLDQVTDMMIANSRNLIITVRPANQRNNVVRNSRTSGSSGQSTDNSLLGCPQQMEPSFEPEDEDSDEDDIVIEDNGVPQQIPKAVPNTESLESLTQMELNLESGQNGFIPSNEVSLTPAASGTNTEFETRVPNQKLLEEDGTIITL
- the PARD6B gene encoding partitioning defective 6 homolog beta isoform X1, which gives rise to MNRSHRHGAGSGCLGTMEVKSKFGAEFRRFSLERSKPGKFEEFYGLLQHVHKIPNVDVLVGYADIHGDLLPINNDDNYHKAVSTANPLLRIFIQKKEEADYSAFGTDTLTKKKNVLTNVLRPDNHRKKPHIVISMPQDFRPVSSIIDVDILPETHRRVRLYKYGTEKPLGFYIRDGSSVRVTPHGLEKVPGIFISRLVPGGLAQSTGLLAVNDEVLEVNGIEVSGKSLDQVTDMMIANSRNLIITVRPANQRNNVVRNSRTSGSSGQSTDNSLLGCPQQMEPSFEPEDEDSDEDDIVIEDNGVPQQIPKAVPNTESLESLTQMELNLESGQNGFIPSNEVSLTPAASGTNTEFETRVPNQKLLEEDGTIITL